A stretch of Fusarium poae strain DAOMC 252244 chromosome 2, whole genome shotgun sequence DNA encodes these proteins:
- a CDS encoding hypothetical protein (TransMembrane:1 (o204-225i)), giving the protein MSNNGSGRGFLFSRGGRGGGRGGGLLGSAVRGVAGGIGLVSESVSSYKEKRNAEKNATPAEQAQQPERSNAPISQSQQNSYQSTNQQGDTTERQWELDDTQTELLSSPEGESSSSQPAQNDTDLATIFIREHGLTNPPTGQRLEMPVILAQRRPKNRSRGFVRGYAPILEDVGIDQETWLDFLDKFDAAAMASPWIQVLNFAEIGGFFVPFAPSIAISAAVYLTIEITKDMHSRQNTNKFLGKLNEEYFYPRGLCCLIMTWREDTGRAHEMIDLNKTIASSMDPEDSGITDKFKRSSGKTYGDFSLPEAAPLIFPTLDVLDDADTEESKGFKKSMAEKKNFVAEYYDKRAQAEFAHKNTDNALANQRERPEFNSRYADPSHPANSGSIISLLTGGNVNPNRSRSSRGGLSSRGRGGRGGISGRLTGKSGPIFPYSPGDAMKKLLLSKDVLYMMVVNLPTEQELNEAKAALGRE; this is encoded by the exons ATGTCTAACAACGGAAGCGGTCGCGGATTTCTTTTCTCACGAGGAGGTCGTGGTGGTGGGCGTGGCGGTGGTTTGCTTGGGTCAGCCGTCCGTGGTGTAGCCGGCGGTATTGGGCTTGTCTCAGAAAGCGTTAGTTCTTacaaggagaagagaaaCGCGGAGAAGAATGCGACACCAGCAGAACAGGCACAGCAGCCAGAAAGAAGCAATGCTCCCATCAGTCAATCGCAGCAGAACTCTTACcaatcaaccaaccaacaagGTGACACGACCGAGAGGCAATGGGAACTTGACGACACCCAAACCGAGCTTCTGTCGAGTCCAGAAGGcgagtcgtcatcatcacagCCTGCGCAGAACGACACCGATCTTGCTACCATTTTCATCAGAGAGCATGGCTTGACAAACCCGCCAACTGGACAGCGATTGGAAATGCCTGTCATTCTTGCCCAAAGAAGGCCCAAGAATCGTTCCCGTGGATTCGTTCGCGGATATGCTCCCATCCTCGAGGACGTGGGCATCGATCAAGAAACATGGCTCGATTTCCTCGATAAATTTGACGCAGCTGCAATGGCTTCTCCATGGATCCAAGTGCTCAATTTTGCAGAAATTGGCGGGTTTTTCGTACCATTTGCACCAAGCATTGCTATAAGCGCAGCCGTCTACTTGACCATCGAGATCACTAAAGACATGCATAGTCGACAAAA TACAAACAAGTTTCTAGGAAAACTGAACGAGGAATACTTCTATCCCAGAGGCCTCTGCTGCCTCATTATGACCTGGAGAGAGGATACTGGGAGAGCCCATGAGATGATTGATCTGAACAAGACAATCGCCTCTTCAATGGACCCCGAAGACTCTGGAATCACGGACAAATTCAAGAGATCTAGCGGAAAGACTTATGGAGACTTTTCACTGCCCGAGGCTGCACCTCTCATCTTTCCTACCTTGGATGTTCTGGATGATGCTGATACTGAAGAGTCCAAGGGGTTCAAAAAGAGTAtggccgagaagaagaattTTGTTGCAGAATATTACGACAAGAGAGCACAGGCCGAGTTT GCACACAAAAACACGGACAATGCTTTGGCCAACCAGCGAGAGCGACCAGAGTTCAACTCTCGATACGCCGACCCCTCGCATCCTGCCAATAGTGGTTCTATAATTTCACTGCTTACTGGGGGCAATGTGAACCCTAATAGGTCACGATCAAGCCGGGGCGGATTGTCTTCGAGAGGTAGAGGCGGAAGGGGAGGGATTAGTGGAAGACTCACTGGGAAGTCTGGGCCTATATTCCCATACTCGCCTGGTGATGCAATGAAGAAGCTGCTGTTGAGCAAG GATGTCTTGTATATGATGGTTGTCAACTTACCCACGGAGCAAGAACTGAATGAGGCCAAGGCTGCACTGGGTCGAGAGTGA
- a CDS encoding hypothetical protein (TransMembrane:10 (i54-74o106-126i133-151o157-174i186-211o231-252i375-398o404-426i447-464o476-494i)), with protein MSSPVLKSKEELGQANVDHAEVLANPELMNDAFDAEQREHEQGAWAAAKSHPWACFWAFVMCFTIVMESFDMFLNGNFVALPAFQKHYGVHVEGHGWTIPTRWQSALFQAGQCGAFVGVFVAGPITNRFGYRWTTMFALMLMNATIFISFFADSLELLVVGQALEGVPWGFFIANSPAYASEIVPLALRGACTATLQMSWSIGSIIVAGATYAYNKRDDQWAWRVPLALQWLFPTPLLILVFLAPESPWWLIRKGRKDEALRSIERLGSKDKESSHQKLAMIERTVEIEEKLGASPSLLDLVKGTDLRRTIITCLIYASQNFAGNLIANQATFFFEQAGVSSERAFQLNLINSCLQFVANIISLPVAGFFGRRTIYLWGTITNVTFLFLLGVVASIHQNSATNYAQAVLGILISFVYAGSLGPISYTIIAETSSVRLRALSTGVGRAAYYIAEIPMIYLASQLLNPTGWNLAGKCGYVWGGTAVVCFVSAYFFLPELKDRSYRETDILFKRKVPARKFKSTVIDVRDNE; from the exons ATGTCTTCCCCGGTTCTCAAGTCAAAAGAAGAGCTCGGCCAGGCCAATGTCGACCATGCTGAGGTCCTGGCCAACCCTGAACTCATGAACGATGCCTTCGACGCCGAACAGCGTGAGCATGAACAAGGTGCCTGGGCAGCCGCAAAGAGTCATCCTTGGGCATGCTTCTGGGCATTCGTCATGTGCTTTACTATC GTCATGGAATCgttcgacatgttcttgaaCGGAAACTTCGTAGCCCTTCCCGCATTCCAGAAACACTACGGCGTTCATGTCGAGGGACATGGCTGGACTATCCCTACAAGATGGCAGAGTGCACTCTTCCAAGCCGGCCAGTGTGGTGCTTTTGTTGGTGTCTTTGTTGCTGGACCCATCACCAACCGCTTCGGTTATCGATGGACGACGATGTTTGCATTGATGCTCATGAATGCTACTATCTTCATCTCCTTCTTT GCCGATTCGCTAGAACTACTCGTGGTGGGACAAGCCCTAGAAGGTGTGCCATGGGGCTTCTTCATTGCCAACTCCCCTGCATACGCCAGTGAGATCGTACCTCTTGCTCTTCGAGGTGCTTGTACTGCTACACTGCAGATGAGTTGGTCTATTGGATCCATCATCGTTGCAGGTGCCACATACGCCTATAATAAGCGCGATGACCAGTGGGCCTGGCGTGTCCCCCTTGCTTTGCAATGGTTGTTTCCT ACCcctctcttgatcctcgTCTTCCTAGCACCTGAATCGCCCTGGTGGCTCATCCGAAAGGGCCGCAAAGATGAAGCTCTGCGATCTATCGAGCGTCTCGGCAGCAAGGATAAGGAGTCTTCTCACCAGAAGCTTGCCATGATAGAGAGGACTGTTGAGATCGAGGAGAAGCTGGGTGCAAGCCCttcccttcttgatcttgtcaaggGTACTGACTTGCGACGAACAATCATCACCTGTCTAATCTATGCCTCTCAAAACTTTGCCGGTAACTTGATTGCCAATCAAgcaaccttcttcttcgaAC AGGCTGGAGTATCATCTGAGCGTGCCTTTCAACTTAACTTGATCAACTCATGCCTCCAATTCGTTGCCAACATAATATCTCTGCCTGTCGCAGGATTCTTCGGCCGTCGTACAATCTACCTCTGGGGTACAATCACCAATGTtaccttcctcttcctccttggtGTCGTCGCCTCCATTCACCAAAACAGCGCCACCAACTACGCCCAAGCTGTGCTCGGTATATTGATCTCCTTCGTTTATGCTGGAAGTCTTGGACCTATCTCTTATACCATCATCGCTGAGACATCCTCGGTTCGCCTCCGCGCCCTAAGCACCGGTGTCGGTCGTGCCGCTTATTACATTGCCGAGATCCCCATGATCTACCTGGCTTCTCAATTGCTGAACCCTACCGGATGGAACCTTGCTGGCAAGTGTGGATATGTCTGGGGTGGTACTGCAGTTGTCTGCTTTGTTTCGGCTTACTTCTTCCTTCCTGAGCTGAAGGATAGATCCTACCGTGAGACGGATATCTTGTTCAAGCGCAAGGTTCCTGCGCGCAAGTTCAAGTCGACTGTCATCGATGTCAGAGACAACGAATAA